A single window of Desulfovibrio sp. G11 DNA harbors:
- the mutY gene encoding A/G-specific adenine glycosylase has translation MPKKAIKFPTDPKTGKKSRTTPNPLPGLETAAAAQGCSGLPPRHLPPEKHIPALQNALLDWFAVHQRALPWRNSYTPYEVWISEVMLQQTQMERGVRYFIRWMERFPDIAALAAAHEEDVLRMWEGLGYYSRARHILAAARKIMAEHNGIFPRDPAAIRALPGVGPYTAGAIASIAFEKKLPCVDANVERVVSRIFDVDSPVKQEPAAGVIHQWALRLVPEGKARAHNQAMMELGALVCRKKPCCASCPLGAFCISHHLGIEDQRPVPGKRATVTPVNAVTGVLRRGEKIFVQKRPASGVWGNLWEFPGGRVEEGESPEQAVVREFMEETGFTVNVAARHGIIRHGYTTYRLTLHCFGLDLAAPGKDCTPETCPAPPVLTAATQYRWASPQELEDLAMPAAHRKLADSLFSQPGQTAGASTMPRQGRLTDGTDTD, from the coding sequence ATGCCCAAAAAAGCCATAAAATTCCCCACAGATCCAAAAACAGGCAAAAAATCCCGCACCACTCCCAACCCGCTGCCCGGCCTGGAAACGGCCGCCGCGGCGCAGGGCTGTTCGGGCCTACCGCCGCGGCATCTTCCGCCGGAAAAACACATTCCCGCCCTGCAAAATGCCCTGCTGGACTGGTTTGCCGTGCATCAGCGCGCCCTGCCCTGGCGGAACAGCTACACACCCTATGAAGTCTGGATTTCAGAGGTCATGCTGCAACAGACGCAGATGGAACGCGGGGTAAGGTATTTTATACGCTGGATGGAGCGCTTCCCCGACATTGCCGCGCTGGCAGCCGCCCATGAGGAGGACGTGCTGCGCATGTGGGAAGGGCTGGGCTACTATTCGCGCGCGCGCCACATTCTTGCGGCGGCCCGCAAAATCATGGCCGAGCACAACGGAATATTCCCCCGCGATCCTGCGGCCATACGCGCCCTGCCCGGTGTCGGCCCCTATACGGCCGGAGCCATTGCCAGCATTGCCTTTGAAAAAAAGCTGCCCTGCGTTGATGCCAATGTGGAGCGTGTTGTTTCACGCATTTTTGATGTGGACAGCCCGGTCAAGCAGGAACCTGCCGCGGGCGTCATCCACCAGTGGGCACTCAGGCTCGTTCCCGAGGGCAAGGCCCGCGCCCACAATCAGGCCATGATGGAGCTTGGCGCGCTTGTATGCCGTAAAAAACCGTGCTGCGCGTCCTGTCCGCTGGGGGCGTTCTGCATAAGCCACCACCTGGGCATTGAGGATCAACGCCCGGTTCCGGGCAAACGGGCCACGGTTACCCCTGTCAACGCCGTCACCGGCGTGCTGCGCCGCGGAGAAAAAATTTTTGTGCAAAAGCGCCCGGCTTCGGGTGTGTGGGGCAATTTGTGGGAATTTCCCGGCGGCCGCGTAGAAGAAGGCGAAAGCCCTGAACAGGCCGTTGTGCGTGAGTTTATGGAAGAAACAGGCTTTACCGTAAACGTGGCAGCCCGTCATGGCATCATCCGCCATGGCTATACCACCTACCGGCTCACCCTGCATTGCTTCGGCCTTGATCTGGCCGCCCCAGGCAAGGATTGTACGCCGGAGACATGCCCGGCCCCGCCGGTGCTCACCGCTGCCACGCAATACCGCTGGGCAAGCCCGCAGGAACTGGAAGACCTCGCCATGCCTGCGGCCCATCGCAAGCTGGCAGACAGTCTTTTCAGCCAGCCCGGGCAAACGGCGGGGGCATCAACAATGCCGCGCCAGGGCCGCCTCACGGACGGAACGGACACAGACTGA
- a CDS encoding peptidylprolyl isomerase codes for MADNPTVLLETTSGDILLELFPDKAPKTVANFLQYVDDGFYNNTIFHRVIPGFMIQGGGLGARMDEKATREPVANEADNGVKNERGTIAMARTRDPHSATAQFFINLVDNDFLNHSAPTLDGWGYCAFGRVTEGMEVVEKIAKVKTKSMGMHENVPVDMVLITGASRFE; via the coding sequence ATGGCTGATAATCCCACGGTTTTGCTGGAAACCACGTCCGGCGATATTTTGCTGGAACTTTTCCCCGACAAGGCCCCGAAAACCGTTGCCAACTTTCTGCAGTATGTGGATGATGGTTTTTACAACAATACCATTTTCCACCGCGTTATCCCCGGCTTCATGATCCAGGGCGGCGGCCTCGGCGCGCGCATGGATGAAAAGGCCACCCGCGAACCCGTTGCCAACGAGGCCGACAACGGCGTGAAAAACGAGCGCGGCACCATCGCCATGGCCCGTACGCGCGACCCGCACAGCGCCACCGCCCAGTTCTTCATCAACCTGGTGGACAATGATTTTCTCAACCACAGCGCACCCACCCTTGATGGTTGGGGCTACTGCGCTTTCGGCCGCGTGACCGAAGGCATGGAAGTGGTGGAAAAGATCGCCAAGGTCAAAACCAAGAGCATGGGCATGCATGAAAACGTGCCTGTGGATATGGTGCTCATTACCGGGGCCAGCCGCTTCGAGTAA
- a CDS encoding DinB family protein encodes MSRDIINAVQAPYRHSWSLLTQFIDVCPENIWNGTRGGWPVWQQVAHTIAVLNFFTLGEKDAPLPAPCDQATLMLKVQGACAVGKDAMRDYAEAVRICVDAWLDGLSDADLARLHAVLSQKIGMDVTYGAAVAMLASHTCYHIGSCDAALRDSGLPGVF; translated from the coding sequence ATGTCCCGTGATATCATCAATGCCGTTCAGGCCCCTTACCGCCACTCCTGGAGCCTGCTCACCCAGTTTATTGATGTCTGCCCCGAGAATATCTGGAATGGAACACGCGGCGGCTGGCCTGTATGGCAGCAGGTGGCCCACACCATTGCCGTGCTGAATTTTTTTACGCTGGGCGAAAAGGATGCTCCCCTGCCTGCGCCCTGCGATCAGGCCACGCTTATGCTCAAGGTGCAGGGGGCCTGCGCTGTCGGCAAGGATGCCATGCGTGACTATGCAGAGGCTGTGCGCATCTGTGTTGATGCCTGGCTTGACGGGCTTTCAGACGCTGATCTCGCCCGGCTGCATGCCGTGCTGAGCCAAAAAATCGGGATGGACGTCACCTACGGGGCGGCCGTGGCCATGCTTGCCAGCCATACCTGCTACCATATCGGCTCCTGTGATGCCGCCCTGCGAGATAGCGGCCTGCCCGGGGTATTTTAG
- a CDS encoding YceI family protein: MTTWKSDPDHSRLGFVVRHITITDIAGRFAEFTASAQIGKDDLSDATFSMAARVASIDTDVAARDEHLRSADFFEAGTYPEITFASSHVRMDSKGEGKISGALTIHGVTKEVTFSIQASEVVTNPMNNAPTRAFKVWGSVKRSDFGLGTSIPALIVGEEVHVAADVECSPV; encoded by the coding sequence ATGACCACATGGAAGAGTGATCCCGACCATTCCCGCCTTGGTTTTGTTGTCAGGCATATCACGATTACCGATATAGCCGGCAGGTTCGCGGAATTTACGGCTTCGGCCCAGATCGGCAAGGACGATCTGTCCGACGCAACCTTCAGCATGGCTGCCCGCGTGGCCAGCATTGATACGGACGTGGCCGCGCGGGATGAACATCTGCGCAGTGCCGATTTTTTTGAAGCCGGAACATATCCCGAGATCACCTTCGCCAGCAGTCATGTGCGCATGGACAGCAAGGGGGAGGGGAAAATCAGCGGAGCGCTGACCATCCACGGTGTTACAAAAGAAGTGACATTCAGCATACAGGCCAGCGAGGTGGTGACCAATCCGATGAACAATGCGCCTACCCGCGCCTTCAAGGTGTGGGGCAGCGTAAAGCGGAGCGATTTTGGACTCGGGACCAGCATTCCTGCCCTTATTGTGGGCGAGGAGGTGCATGTGGCGGCTGATGTGGAGTGCTCGCCCGTCTAG
- a CDS encoding class II aldolase/adducin family protein: MTAPGHCPDKASLSASAGELTPHMVENLRSVCRDAWRQGLLSGCNGNASLRLPTPHSDTVCLTRSGAAKGRLTAEDCCLVSLADGATLHGGPASTESGMHLAVYRALPDCAAILHTHPRRLLALSLRLGGTMEDFLNLPLFEAGVWRARLGVAPALPPGTPELAQAVAEAARTSPAVWMAGHGLCSTGASLAEALCLTEELEHLAAIQLLSMP, from the coding sequence ATGACCGCACCCGGACACTGCCCGGACAAGGCCTCTCTTTCTGCTTCAGCCGGGGAGCTGACGCCGCATATGGTAGAAAACCTGCGCTCCGTCTGCCGCGACGCATGGCGGCAGGGGCTGCTTTCCGGCTGCAACGGCAACGCCAGCCTGCGCCTGCCCACGCCCCATAGCGATACGGTGTGCCTCACTCGATCCGGAGCGGCCAAGGGGCGGCTCACAGCAGAGGATTGCTGTCTTGTCAGCCTTGCCGACGGCGCAACCCTGCACGGCGGCCCGGCTTCCACCGAATCGGGCATGCATCTGGCCGTTTACCGCGCCCTACCGGACTGCGCCGCCATACTGCACACACACCCCCGCCGTCTGCTGGCCCTGAGCCTGCGCCTTGGCGGCACTATGGAAGATTTTTTGAACCTGCCCCTTTTTGAAGCCGGAGTATGGCGCGCCCGTCTGGGTGTTGCTCCGGCCCTGCCCCCCGGCACACCAGAACTGGCCCAGGCGGTGGCCGAAGCCGCCCGCACCAGCCCCGCCGTATGGATGGCCGGGCATGGCCTGTGCAGTACAGGGGCAAGCCTGGCCGAAGCCCTGTGCCTGACCGAAGAACTGGAGCACCTTGCCGCCATACAGCTTTTGAGTATGCCGTAA
- a CDS encoding glycosyltransferase family 2 protein yields the protein MRAHIGVVTWNRLDLTRRCLTSLLAQTPPGYSLTVTDNGSTDGTPRYLKELADAHPHMRLHLLKRNMGVAVASNLAWGDAGAADCFVKLDNDVEICDPHWLERLTGMLAADGRVGMAGYRLCPWHEGTPLRLADSTPALSVACCNGACACIPRAVHEKLGFWNESYGRYGYEDLEYSWRARQAGYLLAYALQEDAVRHLGAEPEQRDPNMENGKLSSRTAALSGTKAYLMYLLLFEKGIIPLKVGRKYLPVEGPDGTVFSLNPEHKALQRLLTRLVQTVETSQTGDISCLDLSAWQKKGRLS from the coding sequence ATGCGCGCCCATATCGGCGTTGTTACCTGGAACCGGCTGGACCTTACCCGCCGGTGCCTCACAAGCCTGCTTGCGCAGACGCCGCCCGGCTACAGCCTTACCGTGACAGACAACGGCAGCACAGACGGCACGCCCCGGTATCTGAAAGAGCTGGCCGACGCACACCCGCACATGCGCCTGCACCTGCTAAAACGCAATATGGGCGTGGCCGTGGCCTCCAACCTGGCCTGGGGCGATGCGGGCGCGGCGGACTGTTTTGTCAAGCTGGATAACGACGTGGAGATTTGCGACCCGCACTGGCTTGAGCGCCTTACGGGCATGCTGGCCGCCGACGGCCGCGTAGGCATGGCGGGCTACCGCCTGTGTCCGTGGCATGAGGGCACGCCCCTGCGGCTGGCTGACAGCACGCCCGCCCTCAGCGTAGCGTGCTGCAACGGGGCCTGCGCCTGCATCCCCCGCGCCGTGCATGAAAAACTGGGCTTCTGGAACGAGAGCTACGGCCGCTACGGCTATGAAGACCTGGAATACAGCTGGCGTGCACGGCAGGCGGGGTACCTGCTGGCCTACGCCCTTCAGGAAGACGCTGTGCGTCATCTTGGCGCGGAACCGGAGCAGCGCGATCCCAACATGGAAAACGGCAAGCTTTCCAGCCGCACGGCCGCCCTTTCGGGAACCAAGGCATACCTCATGTATCTGCTGCTGTTTGAAAAGGGCATCATTCCGCTTAAAGTCGGCCGCAAATATCTGCCTGTGGAAGGACCGGACGGAACCGTCTTCAGCCTCAACCCGGAACACAAAGCCCTGCAGCGCCTGCTTACCCGCCTGGTGCAGACTGTCGAAACCAGCCAGACCGGCGATATTTCCTGCCTGGACCTGAGTGCGTGGCAGAAAAAAGGAAGATTGTCATGA
- the thiL gene encoding thiamine-phosphate kinase, which yields MVPSPVPGGSAATSAVPLSEDRILACLAGYFPQTHPSLLLGRGDDCAVLKAEKPLCVSSDLFLEDIHFRRNYFTPEDTGYKALAVNVSDLAGCGARPLAFTLCLGLPAWVDMDWLNRFFSGMAELAGKHRIALAGGDLSRSTSLHISITVWGEAAEPGSFLARGGSMPGDILFLVGPLGLARAGLALLEEQGREALHHWPAACAAHLRPVPQVDAGLMLSRAGYNARPPALMDLSDGILRDLPRLLGLSGELSATCPEKCTGLGAEIVLPRGRLHPEVLRYAAAMGKNPVYEALLGGEDYALLGSCAPDMLPPLHAAIPGLFSIGVVTSGGGIVCNNEPLEKLGGGFDHFDAGQDA from the coding sequence ATGGTCCCGTCCCCTGTTCCGGGCGGCTCTGCCGCCACCAGCGCGGTCCCACTTTCAGAAGATCGCATCCTGGCCTGCCTGGCGGGATACTTTCCGCAGACGCACCCTTCCCTGCTGCTTGGCCGTGGCGATGACTGCGCTGTGCTCAAGGCGGAAAAGCCCCTTTGCGTGAGCAGCGACCTTTTTCTGGAAGACATCCACTTCCGGCGAAACTACTTTACCCCCGAAGACACGGGCTACAAGGCGCTGGCCGTCAACGTGAGCGATCTTGCGGGCTGCGGCGCCCGCCCCCTGGCCTTTACCCTCTGCCTGGGCTTGCCCGCATGGGTGGACATGGACTGGCTCAACAGGTTTTTCAGCGGCATGGCCGAACTGGCGGGCAAGCACCGCATCGCCCTGGCTGGCGGCGACCTGTCCCGCAGCACAAGCCTGCACATCTCCATCACTGTCTGGGGCGAAGCGGCGGAACCCGGCAGTTTTCTGGCGCGCGGAGGCAGCATGCCGGGCGACATTCTTTTTCTTGTGGGGCCGCTGGGTCTTGCCCGCGCAGGCCTTGCCCTGCTTGAGGAGCAGGGCCGCGAAGCCCTGCACCACTGGCCCGCCGCCTGCGCCGCGCATCTGCGCCCCGTTCCCCAGGTGGATGCGGGACTCATGCTGTCCAGAGCAGGGTACAATGCCCGGCCCCCGGCCCTTATGGACCTTTCGGACGGGATACTGCGCGACCTGCCCCGCCTGCTGGGCCTCAGCGGCGAACTCAGCGCCACCTGCCCGGAGAAATGCACGGGCCTTGGAGCCGAAATCGTGCTGCCGCGAGGCCGCCTGCACCCGGAAGTACTGCGCTACGCGGCGGCTATGGGTAAAAATCCTGTTTATGAGGCCCTGCTCGGCGGCGAGGATTACGCCCTGCTCGGCTCATGCGCCCCCGACATGCTGCCGCCCCTGCATGCGGCCATACCGGGGCTGTTCAGCATCGGCGTCGTCACCTCCGGCGGCGGCATTGTATGCAATAACGAACCGCTGGAAAAACTCGGCGGCGGCTTTGACCACTTTGATGCCGGGCAGGACGCCTGA
- a CDS encoding ATP-dependent helicase: MIDYAQALNEAQYEAATSGDGPVLVVAGAGSGKTRTIVYRLAWLAENGVSPESMLLLTFTRKAAQEMLHRAGLLLDHGLSGVQGGTFHAFAFSVLRRWKPAWLADRPFTVMDAADITSAVKHCRDDLKLGKGDKSFPKTQTVVGLLSKARNKELPLDEVLRREAFHLLPHAESLSRLGEAYNTYRREKGLMDYDDLLFELEALLRQNEVAAASLRQRFSHILVDEYQDTNLVQARIVRLLAGPEDAPPGNVMAVGDEAQSIYAFRGANVRNILDFPKLFPGARVIRLEENYRSTRPVLEVANSLLAHAAESFRKKLFTRKEGGEPVRLVTPLSDASQARLVVRRIEELLRDHMPHEIAVLFRAGFHSYNLEMALNQAGIGFRKYGGLRYTEAAHVKDVMAYARLLLNPLDLPAFARVAAQHSGIGPKTVEKLYNVIRSGDAAATEKALARHTGFLEDVRFINDLRTRPMAPSSTLAAVLEHYRPRLESLYPEDWPRRQQGLEEIIQMASGYVHLDLFLADLALESPEEDENDAEGKITLSTVHSAKGLEWNAVCIIDLVEDRFPSRHALARPEDFEEERRLMYVACTRARQCLDLYAPASLYNRAERGSQHVNQSPFVRELAPGLVEEWVEGFGGGISRRAAGGFGSPGAFQPRPATRPQGMQPPQEHAAYDDCQLPPEHAAGGRPVAAGGPAGNGGYGGYSRPEVPPPAATSSQGGDTPGQGHLCYCQHRIFGRGKIIRHISPEKVQVNFPGFGLKIILSEYLLMEN; the protein is encoded by the coding sequence ATGATTGATTACGCTCAAGCGCTTAACGAAGCCCAATATGAAGCCGCCACCAGCGGCGACGGCCCAGTGCTGGTGGTAGCCGGGGCAGGCAGCGGCAAAACACGCACCATCGTTTACCGTCTGGCATGGCTGGCGGAAAACGGTGTTTCGCCCGAATCCATGCTGCTGCTTACCTTTACCCGCAAGGCCGCGCAGGAAATGCTGCACCGCGCGGGACTGCTGCTGGACCACGGTCTTTCCGGCGTGCAGGGGGGAACCTTTCACGCCTTTGCCTTCAGCGTGCTGCGCCGCTGGAAACCCGCATGGCTGGCCGACCGCCCCTTTACGGTCATGGATGCGGCAGACATTACTTCAGCCGTAAAGCACTGCCGCGACGACCTGAAGCTCGGCAAGGGCGACAAGTCCTTTCCTAAAACACAGACCGTGGTGGGGCTGCTCAGCAAGGCCCGCAACAAGGAGCTGCCGCTGGACGAGGTGCTCAGGCGCGAAGCCTTTCACCTGCTGCCCCACGCCGAAAGCCTGAGCAGGCTGGGCGAGGCCTACAATACCTACCGACGCGAAAAAGGCCTCATGGACTATGACGACCTGCTCTTTGAGCTTGAGGCCCTGCTGCGGCAGAATGAAGTTGCCGCCGCCAGCCTGCGGCAGCGCTTCAGCCATATCCTTGTGGACGAATATCAGGACACAAACCTGGTGCAGGCCCGTATTGTGCGGTTGCTGGCCGGGCCGGAGGACGCCCCCCCCGGCAATGTGATGGCCGTGGGCGACGAGGCGCAGTCCATCTATGCGTTTCGCGGGGCCAACGTGCGTAATATTCTTGATTTTCCCAAGCTTTTTCCCGGTGCGCGCGTCATCCGCCTGGAGGAGAACTACCGCTCCACCAGGCCCGTACTTGAGGTCGCCAACAGCCTGCTGGCCCACGCGGCGGAGTCATTCCGCAAAAAACTGTTCACCCGCAAGGAAGGAGGCGAACCGGTCCGGCTGGTAACCCCCCTGAGCGATGCCAGCCAGGCGCGCCTTGTGGTACGCCGCATTGAAGAACTGCTGCGCGACCACATGCCTCATGAAATCGCGGTACTTTTTCGCGCGGGCTTTCATTCGTACAACCTTGAAATGGCGCTCAACCAGGCCGGCATAGGCTTTCGCAAATACGGCGGCCTGCGCTATACCGAGGCGGCCCACGTCAAGGACGTGATGGCCTATGCACGGCTGCTGCTCAACCCGCTGGACCTGCCCGCCTTTGCCCGTGTGGCCGCCCAGCACAGCGGCATTGGCCCAAAGACGGTAGAAAAGCTGTACAACGTGATCCGCAGCGGCGACGCTGCCGCCACTGAAAAGGCCCTGGCCCGCCACACGGGCTTTCTGGAAGATGTACGCTTCATCAATGACCTGCGCACACGCCCCATGGCGCCGTCTTCCACCCTGGCCGCCGTGCTGGAGCATTATCGCCCGCGCCTGGAGAGCCTGTACCCCGAAGACTGGCCGCGCCGCCAGCAGGGGCTTGAAGAAATCATCCAGATGGCTTCGGGCTATGTTCACCTGGACCTTTTTCTGGCCGACCTGGCACTGGAATCACCCGAAGAGGATGAAAACGACGCCGAGGGCAAGATCACCCTTTCCACCGTACACTCGGCCAAAGGCCTTGAATGGAACGCTGTGTGCATCATTGACCTTGTGGAAGACCGTTTTCCCTCGCGCCATGCCCTTGCCCGGCCCGAAGACTTTGAAGAAGAACGCCGCCTCATGTACGTGGCCTGCACCCGCGCCCGCCAGTGCCTCGACCTCTACGCTCCGGCCTCGCTGTACAACAGGGCCGAGCGCGGCAGCCAGCATGTGAACCAGAGCCCCTTTGTGCGCGAACTGGCCCCAGGCCTGGTGGAAGAATGGGTAGAAGGCTTCGGCGGCGGCATTTCACGCCGGGCTGCCGGTGGATTCGGCTCGCCGGGCGCGTTCCAGCCCCGGCCCGCCACGCGGCCGCAAGGCATGCAGCCCCCACAGGAGCATGCAGCCTATGACGACTGCCAGTTACCGCCGGAGCATGCCGCAGGCGGGCGCCCCGTTGCCGCCGGCGGGCCTGCCGGGAATGGCGGGTATGGCGGATACAGCAGGCCCGAAGTACCGCCCCCAGCCGCAACGTCCTCACAGGGCGGGGACACTCCCGGTCAGGGGCATCTGTGCTACTGCCAGCACCGCATTTTTGGCCGGGGCAAAATAATCAGGCACATCTCGCCCGAAAAGGTGCAGGTGAATTTTCCCGGTTTTGGACTCAAGATCATTCTGAGCGAATATCTGCTCATGGAGAACTGA